The Streptomyces sp. NBC_00576 genome contains the following window.
GTGCGGGCAGCTTGATACTCGCCTCGCCCTCGGGGCTGATACGGATGGTCTCGTTGCCGTAGCGCTTGCCGGACTCACCGTCCGCCTGACAGAACCAGCGCTCCGCCTCCCACCGCCCACGCCACTCGGACTCCGTGAGCTGGGCGGCGTCCAGGTGGTGGCGGGTGCGGGCCAGGCGCTTGCCGCCGCGTACGACGTGCACGAGGCCGGCCTCACGGTCGGCCCGCGCGACCGTCAGCCGGTCCTGAAGCACCCGCAGCCGCCTCGACTTCGCGTGCCATTCCCGCTGGGACCGGTAGCCCCCGGGCGTCTTCTTCGTCCCTTTCTGCCCGACCGGCAGGGACAGCCGGTGTTCGATGGTGCGGACACCGGCCTCCAGGTTGTGGAGGTGCGCCGCCTGGCAGCGGCGGGCCAGCGCCCACTGGTCGTGCGTGGCCTTGGTGATACTGCCCGCCCACCGTGACGACGACAGTGGCGTCAGCTCCCGCTTACGCACCGCCCACGCCTCACCGGAATGGTCCCAGGCGTCCCGGCAGCGCGCCTTGAGATCCTTCGAGGCCAGAGTTCCCAGGTGCGCGCCTACCATGCGCAGCACCTTCTCATCGTCCGGCGTCAGCTGCTTGAGGCGGGTCCGCACAGCCACACCGGACGGGCCGGACGCGACGAACGGCGCCGCCAGACTCCTCAGCTCACCCACCCCTGCCACCCCCACCCGGCCCCACCCGAAGATCCCGTCGCCATGCCAAACGAGCACCACCCGCGAAGGTCACACATTCGATGAAAGAACGTCAGTTCCCCACCGAAAACCGAACCCACAGCCGAGACGCGCGACACGACACAGCCCAGCAGCACTCACTCCCGCTCACCAGAACATTCTTGAACGCACTCCAGCGGCAACAGCTCCAGACCCCTCAGAAACGCCTCGTCGCCCCTGATGTCCCCCAGCAGAGCCAGTGACACGAAGTCGGCCACCAGACGTCGACATGCTGACTTGACAGAGAAGCCCCAGAACATGCGCTCACCGTCTATGAGGCCGCCGATCCGGGGCGCCCCCGCCGAACGGTCGACCAGGATGTTCCCCTGCCAGAGATCGAAGTGGACCAGCTGGGGAACGGTCACCTCGTCGAGGGCGTCATAGGCGCCTCGGACGGTACGGGCCACCTCGCCTACCGGCACCGGCAGCCAGGCGTCGTAGCGGAGGGCGTCGTCGAGCACGGCGTCGAGCATCGCCGTGAAGGCCGTACGCCAGTCGGGGGCGAGAGGGCCGAGGGCGCCGGAGGGGTAGCCGAAGGCGGGCCCGGTGACCTGGTGCAGGCGGGCCACCAGGCCGCCCAGCTCATTCCTCAGGAGGGCCCGCT
Protein-coding sequences here:
- a CDS encoding phosphotransferase family protein codes for the protein MTDSWEQARQVLAAAGLPPDRLADCRPLTGGTYNTVEELRLVDGSRYVLKIPPPETVPGLRHESQLLVSEAEFYRAADTVEVPTPSVVTVGDGHLLMTACPGAPWDDSTTGAERALLRNELGGLVARLHQVTGPAFGYPSGALGPLAPDWRTAFTAMLDAVLDDALRYDAWLPVPVGEVARTVRGAYDALDEVTVPQLVHFDLWQGNILVDRSAGAPRIGGLIDGERMFWGFSVKSACRRLVADFVSLALLGDIRGDEAFLRGLELLPLECVQECSGERE